A region from the Ptychodera flava strain L36383 chromosome 10, AS_Pfla_20210202, whole genome shotgun sequence genome encodes:
- the LOC139141570 gene encoding ankyrin repeat domain-containing protein 29-like — MGKLVDREKRLKEGALHIAAACGHKGIVNVLIGSDENNDSSEKLNLEDEDEENRTPLLVAAQHGQFVTVGHLLELGASIHKSDKYGNTALFLAAEYNHEDVVKLLLEKAKSHKDEPEDAETHAHGDSSTDVQTQQTCEDIEVQKGADSAAHGASLEEVDTSQTNKDGKENNTKTDSLDGKESSSEKKTKKGKNRLSRLLERFNLTSPNEDRPKDPIPAISANAKEKDFVNLSNTFGNTPLHIASKKGHPGVVKEVGTTLLAPASWIEIDNQ, encoded by the exons ATGGGAAAACTTGTGGACAGAGAGAAACGCCTGAAAGAGGGGGCTCTACATATCGCAGCAGCGTGTGGTCACAAAGGTATCGTCAATGTCTTGATAGG GAGCGATGAGAATAACGATTCATCTGAAAAACTAAATTTAGAGGACGAGGATGAGGAAAATAGAACTCCATTGCTTGTCGCTGCCCAACATGGCCAATTCGTCACTGTTGGGCATCTTCTAGAACTGGGAGCAAGCATTCACAAAAGTGATAAATATGGTAACACTGCTCTTTTCCTCGCGGCTGAATACAACCACGAAGACGTAGTAAAG CTTTTACTAGAAAAAGCAAAAAGCCATAAAGATGAGCCAGAAGACGCGGAGACGCACGCCCACGGAGATTCATCAACAGACGTACAAACACAACAAACGTGTGAAGACATTGAAGTTCAGAAAGGTGCAGATAGTGCAGCCCATGGAGCTAGTCTGGAAGAAGTGGACACATCGCAAACAAATAAAGacggaaaagaaaataatacaaaGACTGACTCTTTGGATGGTAAAGAAAGttcttcagaaaaaaaaactaaaaagggaaAGAATCGTTTATCGAGATTGCTCGAAAGGTTTAATCTGACAAGTCCAAATGAGGACAGACCCAAAGATCCCATACCCGCAATATCTGCAAATGCAAAAGAAAAAGATTTTGTGAACTTAAGCAATACCTTTGGGAATACTCCACTTCATATTGCCTCGAAGAAGGGTCATCCAGGCGTTGTGAAG GAAGTTGGAACCACCCTGCTAGCACCTGCTTCTTGGATTGAAATTGACAATCAAtaa